One region of Aminobacterium colombiense DSM 12261 genomic DNA includes:
- the proS gene encoding proline--tRNA ligase: MARNITPKETDYSQWYLDIIKVAELADYAPVRGCMVIRPTGYSLWESIQKHFDDAFKETGHVNAYFPVLIPNSFLEKEAEHVEGFSPECAVVTHAGGELLEEPLVVRPTSETVIGHMYSKWIQSWRDLPILINQWANVMRWEKRPRLFLRTSEFLWQEGHTAHATEEEAMEETLKMLEVYRRIMTEILAIPVIVGEKTAGERFPGAVNTYTCEAMMSDKKALQAGTSHFLGQNFSRAFDIQFQNQKGEQEYAWTTSWGVSTRLIGALIMTHSDNDGLILPPRVAPVQVAILPISTNDSVMEEQLLPRALEFSDKLDQMLGGRFTFVDKQFHMRPGDRFFYHLQKGVPLRLELGEKDLAAGTVRAVRRDTGSKEDIPFENVPLRVKALLEDIHKNLYTRALDFRIANTFSASTLEELKVIVEEKGGFVETYFAGTPEEEKKIREETGATPRCMPLNDTCTGTCFLTGKPHARKTIFAKAY; this comes from the coding sequence ATGGCACGTAACATAACACCGAAAGAGACAGATTATTCTCAGTGGTATCTCGACATCATTAAGGTTGCTGAGCTTGCTGATTATGCCCCAGTAAGAGGGTGTATGGTGATTCGCCCCACGGGATATTCCCTGTGGGAATCCATACAGAAACATTTTGACGATGCTTTTAAGGAAACGGGACATGTGAATGCCTATTTCCCTGTTTTAATCCCTAATTCCTTTTTGGAGAAGGAAGCAGAACATGTGGAAGGGTTTTCTCCGGAGTGCGCCGTTGTAACACATGCGGGAGGAGAGCTTTTGGAGGAACCTCTCGTTGTAAGGCCTACGTCAGAAACGGTAATAGGCCATATGTACAGCAAGTGGATTCAATCATGGCGAGACTTGCCAATTCTCATCAATCAGTGGGCCAATGTAATGCGTTGGGAGAAGCGCCCCCGTCTTTTTTTGCGAACATCTGAGTTTCTTTGGCAGGAAGGGCACACCGCCCACGCCACAGAGGAAGAGGCTATGGAAGAAACTCTTAAGATGTTAGAGGTCTATAGGCGTATTATGACTGAAATTCTGGCTATCCCTGTAATTGTAGGGGAAAAGACAGCAGGGGAACGTTTCCCGGGGGCAGTGAACACCTATACCTGTGAAGCCATGATGAGCGATAAAAAGGCTTTGCAGGCAGGAACGAGCCATTTCCTTGGTCAGAATTTCTCCCGGGCCTTCGATATCCAGTTTCAGAACCAGAAAGGCGAACAGGAGTATGCGTGGACAACTAGCTGGGGGGTTTCTACTCGTCTTATAGGAGCTCTTATCATGACACACTCTGATAATGACGGCCTTATTCTTCCTCCGAGAGTGGCTCCCGTGCAAGTGGCGATCCTCCCTATCAGTACGAATGATTCGGTAATGGAAGAGCAGCTGCTTCCAAGAGCCCTAGAGTTTTCTGACAAATTAGACCAGATGCTTGGCGGACGCTTTACCTTCGTAGACAAGCAGTTCCATATGCGTCCTGGTGATCGGTTCTTTTATCACCTTCAGAAAGGAGTTCCTTTGCGTCTCGAGCTTGGAGAAAAAGACCTGGCCGCTGGAACTGTCAGGGCCGTGCGGAGAGATACGGGAAGTAAAGAGGATATTCCATTCGAGAATGTTCCGTTGAGGGTCAAGGCCCTTCTTGAGGATATTCACAAGAATCTCTATACGAGGGCTCTTGACTTCAGGATTGCCAACACATTCTCGGCTTCTACCCTGGAAGAGCTAAAGGTTATTGTTGAAGAGAAAGGCGGATTTGTAGAAACATATTTTGCTGGCACGCCGGAAGAAGAAAAGAAAATAAGAGAAGAGACTGGAGCGACACCGCGGTGTATGCCATTGAATGATACTTGTACAGGGACCTGTTTTCTGACAGGCAAACCACATGCAAGAAAAACGATCTTTGCCAAAGCATATTAG